A window of Nonomuraea angiospora genomic DNA:
CGTGCTTCCCAAGAGGCCCCGCACCGGCGTGGGTGCGGGGCCTCTTGGGCGCGGCGTTCGCCCGTGGCGTGGGCAGGGTCAGACGGCGGCGTGGAGCCAGCGGACGGGCGCACCGTCGCCCGCGTACCGGAACGGCTCCAGCTCCTCGTCCCAGGGCCGCCCGAGCATCTTGTCCAGCTCGTCCTCCAGCACACAACGCCCCTGCGCGGCCATCATCATCGCCGCCCGGAGCCGTTCCTCGGGGATCATGATGTCGCCCGCCGCGCCGATGACCGCGGTGTAGGCACCGAGGGTCGGCGTGTAGGCATGGCGGGACCCGTCGACTCCCGGCGAGGCGTCCTCGGTGATCTCGAACCTGAGGCGCTGCCAGCCCATGAGTGAGGAGGCGATGGCCGCGGCGATGCCGGCGCGACCCTCCCACTCCGCCTGGGCCCGCACGACATTGGGCGCGGCGGGTTGCGGAGTCCACGTCAGATCAACGGGCACGCCAAGGACACCCGCGACTGCCCATTCGATATGAGGGCACAGCGCGGGCTGAGCCGAGTGGACGTAAAGGACGCCACGAGCAGACACCGGACCTCCCGTTTCGGTACGAGGTGCGCCTTCCCCAACGGCCTCGCCCCGGGATGATCACAAGTGACTAGGGAGAGACTACCGTCGGTCGCTATCCGGCACCAGAGGGGGGCCATACCAACTTGGTGCGGGAGTGGCATGTGACAGTTGGACCAGCGGGGAAACATACCGCCTCATGGAAATTGAATCTGTCGGCGCGTCGCTCATCCGGCCTGGTCAGGTGCTGACCGACCGCGCGGCGCTGTCGGCCGTCTCGCGCTGGACCCAGGCGGTCTCGGAGGCGGACGGCGTCTGCGTGATCCACCTGTCGCCCGGCGCCGACCCCTGCGAGATCACCGCCGAACTCCGCGATCGGGGCCTGCGGGCATCGCCGAACCACGTGTTCCGCGGCCAGCCCCTGTTCTTCGGTGGTCCCGCGTCCAGACCCTTCCCCACCCCGCCCATCGCCCACAAGCCGGGGCGCTCCCGCTCGGGCGTGGTCGTCGGGCTGCTCGACACCGGCATCGCCAAGCACCCGTGGTGGTCCGGCAGCGACTGGTACGGCGAGACCGCCCCGGAGTGCGCCGACGCGACGGAGGGCGCGCAGGCGGGGCACGGCACGTTCATCGCGGGCCTGCTGACCAGGCGGGCGCCGGGCGCGGAGCTGAGCGTGCACCGGGTGCTCGACGGCGACGGCATCGGCGACGAGGCGACCGTCGTCCGCGCCCTCCACCGCATGCGCGAGCGCCCCCCGCAGGTGCTCAACCTCTCCTTCGGCGGCCACACCTACGACGACCGCCCGCCACCGCTGCTGAGCGACGCCCTCGCCGCGCTGCCCGACACGGTGGCCGTGGCCTGCGCCGGCAACACGGGGTCCGACCGGCCGTTCTGGCCGGCGGCGCTGCCCTCCGTGGTGGGCGTGGCCGCAGTGGACGCCTCGGAGGAGCAGCGCGCCCCCTACTCCGGCTACGGCATCTGGGTGGACGCCTGCGCCCGCGGCGACTGGCTGACCAGCAGTTTCCTGGACGGCGGCGACTTCGCGGGATACGCGGCGTGGAGCGGCACGTCGTTCGCCACCGCCCTGGTGGCGGGCGCCGTCGCGGACGGGGCCAAGAGCGAGCCGGCCAAGGAGGTCGCCAGACGGCTCTTCGAGTCCGAGCGGGCCCGGCAAATTCCCGATCTGGGAGTTCTGATCCCGGCGAGTCTGTAGAGTTTACGCTCAGTCCTCAGCCAATCACGGGGAGGCATGATCGCCTACTCGTGCCGGACGGAAGGAGGCCGCGATGCGCGATTCAGCGGAGCTGCTCGCAGCGGCGGCCGAGGGCGACCGGACGGCCTGGGACGAGCTGGAGTCCAGGTTCGGGCCGCGCATGTGGGCTGTGGCCCGCGCGTGCGGCCTGAGCCCCTCCGACGCGGCGGACGCGGTCCAGGGTTCCTGGTTGCGCCTGCTGCAGCACCTCCCGAGCATCAGGGATCCGGCCGGGGTGGGGGCCTGGCTCGTGACGACCGTGCGCCGTGAAGCCCTCCTGCTGCTGCGCAAGGATCGTCCCGGGGTCTCCTCCTTCGAGGTCGTCGAAGACCCCGACCCGGAGTCCGCCGTCCTGGAGGCCGACGGCCGCCGCCTGCTCTGGAAGACGGTCTCCGACCTGCACGAGCCCTGCCGCTCACTCCTCCAGCTGGTCGCCGTCGACTTCGGCAACCAGCAGATGGCGTCACGGCTCGGACTGCCCGTGGGCAGCATCGGTCCGACCAAGGCCCGGTGCCTGGAAAAACTGCGCACTCTGATCTCGATACAGGAGACAGCGCAATGATCAACGATGAGTATTTCCTGGCAGCCCTCCGGTTGGCCTCCGGGAACGACCCGATCCCCGGCCACGTGTCCGCCGCCGCGCGCGACGCCTACCGGTTCCGGGTCCCCGGAGGGGTGACGGCCGACCCCACCGACCGTGGCGCCGCCGGCGGCGTACGCGATGACGAAGGCTCCCATCTGGTGCGCTTCGTCGTGGCGGGCCTCACCTTCGACCTGGAGATCACGATCGGCGACGGGCTCATCGACGTGGCGGGGCACGTCTCCCCGTACCCGGGGGAGGGCGCGCTCATCGACGTGCGCACTCCCCATCTGACGCTCACCCGGCGGATCGCCGGCTCCGGCGACTTCGCCGCCACCGGCCTGCCGCCGGGCTGGCTGAGCGTGGTCTGCCACCGCCCCGGCTACAAGCCCGTCCAGACGCGGTGGGTGCGCATCCGGCCCTGACGCGACCCTGATCCCCTTGCCGACCAGCCGAGAGAGCCGCGTCGCTGCTCTCGGCCGTTTCCGTACCAAGGCACCGAGTTTCCACCCCAAGGCACCCATATGAGCGCATCACCAGAGCGACCCGACGACCGAGATCCACTCGTCGTGGCGGCCGAGGCCGCTGTCATGCGCTCCCTGGTCGATCCCGACCACGCCCTGCGCGCCGCCCGTACCGTGCTCTCCTCCGCCCGCCGCGCCGGCGACCCCGAGGCCGAGGCCGTCGCGCACAGGGCCATCGCGCTGGCCGCCCGCGAGCTCGGCGATCTGCGCAGCGCCGAGCACCACCTCCGCGAGGCCATCGCCATCCCGGGCGCCCCGCCGGAGCGCATCGCCCAGGCCCGGCTCTCCCTCGTCACCGTACGCACCGAGCTCGGCCACCCGATCCAGGCCCTGCGCGTGGCCGCCCTGGCCTGGGCCCACCTCTCGCCGCTCGACCGCGCCAAGCTCGACACCCAGCGCGCGGTCGCGCTGGCCCGGCTCGGCCGCCACCAGGAGGCCATCGCCTCCTGCGACCGCGCGCTGCGGGTCCTCGTGACCGCTCCCGGCACCATCGACGACCGCCGGTTTCTCGCGGGCGGGCTGCTCAACCGCGGTCTCGTCCACTCCTACCGCGGCGACTGGGACGCCGCCATGCGCGACCTCACCGCCTGCCTGGAGATCTCCCGGCAGGCGGGGCTGCGGCACCTGGGACGCCTGTCCGCCGCCAACCTGCCTTTCCTCGCGGTACGGCGGGGCGACATCGCGGGGGCGTTCAAGCTCTACCGCGAGGCCGAGGACACCCTGTTCGGCTTCCCCGAGCGGCTGGCCACGATGCGGGCGGACTTCGCCGGCGCTCTGCTGGCCGCCCATCTGCCGGGCGAGGCCAGGGCCATGCTGAGCCTGGCCGTACCCGATCTCGAGGCGTCGGGGGCGCACGTGGCGCTGGCCGAGGCCCGGCTGAAGCTGGCCCAGGTGGAGCTGCTGACCGGTGACCCGCGCCGGGCGCTGGAGGTGGCCGAGCAGGCGGCCGGCGAGCTGGCCGCGCAGGACCGGACGTCCTGGCTGCCGCTGGCCAGGGAGGTCGTCCTGCGGGCCCGGCTGACGCTCGAACCCGTCACGCCCGCCCTGGTCGCCGACCTGGTCGCGTGCGCGGACGAGCTGGAGGACGGCCTGGCGCACCTGGCGGGCGCCGCCGCGCTGCGGCTGGTGGCGGCGGAGGCGGCGCTGGCCGTGGACGACCACCCGACGGCCTCGGCGCAGCTGGCCCTGCTCACCGAGCACGCCGAACGCGAAGAGCCCTTCGCCCCGATCGGCACCCGGCTCACCCCGCGGGACTCCGAGTCCGCGCGGGAGGCGGAGATCCCGGTGCCGGTACGGCAGCACGCGCTCGCCCTGGAGGCGTCGCTGCAGGAGGACGCCACGGGGGCCTTCCGGGCGGTCCGCGTCGGGCTGTCGGAGGTGAGCGAGCGGGTGGAGACGTTCGACGATCCATCGCTGCGCGCCCACGCGGCCAGGGCCGGGGAGCGGCTGGCGGGGTTCGGGCTGGGGCTGGCGGTGCGGGGCGGGTCCGCCGGGGAGGTGTTCGAGTTCGCGGAGCGGTGGCGGGCGGTGGCCGCGCCCTCGCACGCGTGCTCGCTGGTGGATCCCGAACGGGTGCGGGCGGAGCTGGGCTCCGGGGCGCTGGTGGAGTTCGTGGCGGACGGGGACGCGCTGCTGGCCGTGCTCGTCACCGGCGAGCGGGTGACGCTGCGGCGGGTGGGTGACGTCCGGCAGGTCAAGGAGGCGATCGTCCGGCTCCGTTACGCGCTGCGCCGCCAGTGCTCCGCGACGCCGCAGCCTCGCTGCGACCTGGAGAGCGTCGAGGTGGCGGCGCTGGAGGTCGAAGGGCTGCTGCTGCGCCCGCTCCTCGCCGAGCTGGGTGACGGGCCGCTGGTGGTGGTGCCGGTGGACGCCCTGCACACGCTGCCGTGGGGGGCGCTGCCGTGCCTGCGCGAACGCCCGGTCAACGTGGTCGCCAGCGCGGCCGGCTGGGTGCGGGCCCGGGAGCTGGCCCGCGCCCGCCGGAGCGGCCCGCCGGCGGTGGTGGCGGCGGCCGGGCCGGCCCTGGCGCACGCGCACGCCGAGGTGCGCAGCGTGCTCGCCTGCCATCCGGACGGGCGCGAGGCGCCGGGGCGCACCGGGCCGGTGCTGGAGGCCCTGGCGACGGCCGACGTCCTGCACCTGGCCGCACACGGGGTCTTCCACGCGCGCAGCCCGCTGGTGTCCGGAATCACGCTGGAGGACGGCTCGCTGATGGCCTACGACCTGCTGGACATCCCGCGGTCGCCGGGGCTGGTGGTGCTGTCGGCGTGCAACTCGGGGATGTCGCGTACGCCGGTGGAGGGGGCGCCGCTGGGGCTGCCCGGCACGTTCCTGGCCAAGGGGTCGGCGTGCGTGGTGGCGGGGCTGGTGCCGGTGCGGGACGAGGGGGCCTGGGCGCTCATGAGCATGTTCCACGAACTGCTGGTGGCGGGCCGGCCCCCGGACGCGGCCCTGGCCTCCGCCGCCGCCAAGACCGGCGAAACCGGCTTCGTCTGCTTCGGCGCGGGCGACCATCCGTTGTACTAGCGGCCGCCCGCCCTCTGGGTGAGCGGCCGCTTCAGCCGGTGGCGACCGGCCGGGAGGGGTCGGCCACCCAGTTGGACCAGGAGCCGACGTACAGCGCGGCGGGCAGGCCGGCCACCTCCAGGGCCAGCACCTCGTGCGCGGCCGTCACGCCGGAGCCGCAGTAGGCGCCTGCCTGGACCCCCTCCCGGACCCCCAGCCCGGTGAAGCGGTCCCGGAGGGCGGCGGGCGGGAGGAAGCGGCCGTCGGGCCCGACGTTCTCCGTCGTGGGGGCGCTGACGGCCCCGGGAACGTGCCCGGCCACCGGGTCGACCGGCTCCACCTCGCCCCGGTAGCGTTCGGCGGCCCGGGCGTCGAGCAGCACGCCCTGGGTGGCCAGCGCCGCCGCCTCGTCGGCCGTCAACGCCGGCATCCCGCCGGGCCGCGCGGTGAAGTCGCCGGACGCCGCGAGGTCGGGCGAGTCCTTCGTGGTGGGCAGCCCGGCCCCGGTCCACGCGGGCAGCCCGCCGTCGAGGACGCGGACGTCCTGGTGGCCGAAGTAGCGCAGCGCCCACCACGCCCTGGCCGCGACCGTGGACCCGGCGTCGTCGTAAACCACCACGGGGCGCCCGTCCGACACGCCGAGCCGCCGCATCGCGCTCTGGAACGCGCCCGCCTCCGGCAGCGGGTGCCGCCCGCCCGCGCCGGGCGGGGCCGCGAGATCCTGGTCGAGGTCGCAGTAGACGGCGCCCGGGATGTGCCCCTCGCGGTAGAAGTCCACCCCGGGCGGCCCGCCGAGCCGCCAGCGGACGTCGAGCACCGTCACGTCATCGAGCGCGGCGAGCTCGGCCGGTGTGATCAGCGGGCTGGTCAAGGCGTACCCCCAGAGAATTCGGCGCCGGAACTGGTCACAGTATCCCCGGCCAGGTCACGTGCGTGCCTGCAGGAGCGGCACGTGCTGCTCGGCCGCCGTCATCGAACCGTGGTAGCCGATGAACAGGGCCTCGATCCGGTGGCGGGAGGGCGCGATGATCGCCAGGTCGGTGCAGGGAACGGCCACGACGTCGCCGATGCGGCCCAGCCACGCGTCCCGCACCCGGGGGCCGAACCAGCCCGACTCCACCGCCTCCCGCCTGGAGACCACCCAGGCCTTCCCGCGCAGGGTCTCGCGCCACGCCTCCAGCACGTCCGGCCCGGCTCCGGGCTCGGCGTAGACGTGCCTGGCCCTGGCCTCGCCGCCGAGCAGCGCCACGCCCTCCGCCAGCTCGGGCACGCTCTCGGCGTCGATCTTCTCGGTGGCGTTGACCATGCCGTGGTCGGCGGTCACGTAGAGGGCGGATCCGGCGGGCAGGCCCGCCGCGAGCCGCTGGGCCATGTCGTCGACGATGGCGAGCTGCCGCAGCCACTCCTCGCTGCCCCACCCCGTCATGTGGCCGGCGGCGTCCAGATCGCCGTAATAGACGGTGACATGCGCCGCCCCTTGGCGCATCGACTCGTGTACGCGGGCCACGCGCTCGTCCACGGTGTCGGCGGCCACGTAGCGTACGCCTCGGTAGACGGCCTTCGTCAGGCCGGTGCCCTCGAACTCGGCGGGGCCGACGTAGACGGCGTCGAGCCCGGCCCGGGTGGCGCGCTGGTAGACGGTCGGGGCGGGCTGCCAGAGCTCGGGATCCATGGTGAGGCCGTCGGGGAGGGTCCACCGCAGGCAGTTGAACAGGTGGCCGGTGCCGGGGACGGCCAGCGTCAGGCCGAGCATGCCGTGCTCGCCCGGGGTCAGGCCGGTGCCCAGGGAGCAGAGGCTGGTGACGGTCGTGGCCGGGAATCCGGCGGTGAGCGTCCGGCCCGCCAGGCCGGACAGGAACGGGGCGGCCCCGGCGTGCGCCCTCAGCAACTCGGCGCCCAGGCCGTCGACCAGGAACAGGCACACGCGATCGGCCGGCTCCAGGACGAGCGGCCCGCCGCCTGCCGCGCTGGGCGGACTCGCCGGATCCGAGGCGTGCGCCGCACCGGGCGGACTCGCCGGGTCCGGGTCGGGTGCGCCTACGCCCAGCGCCGCCAGCAACGCGTCAGGCAGGTCCGCGAGTGACCCGCCGCCGTACCCCGGCACCAGCATGTCGTCATCCTATGCCCTGGCGGAGCTCTCCCTCAGGAAGCGCGGGCGGTGGCCTCGGAGAGGGCCTTGGCGAAGGCGAGGACGTGGGTGACCGCTTCCGGGCCGTCGGCCGCCTCGCTGACCCGGAGGGACAGGTCGTCGGCCGTGATCGCGCCCGTGTAGCCGTGGTCGGCCTCGCAGTTTTCGTCGCCGCAGGTGGCCGGCTCCAGGTCCACGTGGGAGATGGCGCCCCAGCCGATCGTGAGCGTCACCTCCGTGGGAGGCACGCCGGGGACGTAGGAGGCGGGGTCGGGCACCACGCGCGTGACGGCGACCGACTGGACGCGGCTCAGGCGCACGGCCTCCGTGGTGGTGGAGGCGTGGGACGTCGAGACGCCCTCCACCGCGGGATGCTCGTCGGTGTGGCAGACCAGCAGCCGGGTCGCCGACAGCACCAGCACCGTGACGTGCCTGCGCACCTCCATGGCGGGATCGAAGGTGGCCTCATGATGGACCACGAAGGCGGTCACCGCCTCCTTGCCCAGCGCGGATTCGACCGCATCGGTGACGAGGTCGGGATAGTAGCCGCTGCGCTCGATCGCTTCACGCAGGCCCGCGGCTGAGACTCGGGTTTCCCTCATGGGTCCATCCTGCCAGGGCGAGGCTGTGTGCTCACCCGCCGGATATAACGCTCTATAACGTCTTTTATCCAGGCATCAGGGGGCACTTCGGTTCACCCCATTCGCACCCGTCGGCCGCCCTTCGCTGAGAGCTGATCACGACAGCCTCCGGGGGCCGCCGTCGAGGCGTGGGCCCGCCGGGGTGCGGAGGGTGGCGCGGGCGCCGAGGACGATGACCCCCGACTCGCCGACGAGCACCTGGTCCAGGTCGAGCCGGGCCACCTCCGGCAGGTCGTGGGCCAGGCGGCCGACGCGTACGAGGAGGTCTTCCAGGGCGTCCACGGCCACGGGCGGGTAGCCGTACTCGCCGAAGAGCAGCGGGGCCGCGCGGACGGAGCGCACGAGCGCGGCGGCGTCCTCGCGGGTCAGCGGGGCCAGGCGGAAGCCCTGGTCGAGGAGGAGGCGCGCGGTCACCTCGCCGAGCCCGAACGAGACGAAGGGGCCGAACGCGGGGTCCTCCACGACGCCCACGACGGTCGGGACGGCCGGCTGCGGGGCCATGCGCTGGACGGCCAGCTCCACGCGTTCGCCGAGCTGGTCGGCGAACTCGGCGTAGGCGTGGCGGACCATCTCGGGCCCGGTCAGGCCGAGCCGCACGGTGCCGGCGCGCCGCGAGGCGCCGGGATCGGCCACCTTGAGCACGACCGGCCAGCCGAGCCGCTCGGCCGCCCGCACCGCCTCGTCCGGCGACCGCACCACTTCGGCGGGCCAGACGGTGAGGCCGTAGCAGGACAGGAGCTCGGCGGCGTCCACCTCGACCGGCGGGCCGGGCTGCGCGAACGCCCCCTCTTCCGACGCGCCGGTCCGCGCCGGAACGGTCGCGGTGAGGGCCGTCCCGACGAGGGCCTTGGCGCCGGCCGTGTCGATGCCGTCGAGCTCCGGCGGCGGCACCGCCGGGTGGGCGAACCACTTGGCGTAGCGGACCACATGGGCCAGCGCGCGCACGGCCTCCTCGGGCGCCGCGTACGAGGGGATCGAGCCGCGCGAGGGCGCCGCCCCGCACCCCGGCGGGCCGGTCTCGACGCGCAGGGCCGGGTGCATGCCCAGATGCCCCTGGAACGTCGCCAGCACCGGCTTGCCGGAGTCCTTCGAGACCCGCAGCAGCTCGGCCGCCACCGCGTCCGTGTCGCCGGGGATGGGCGGCATGTAGATCACGACGGCGGCGTCCACGTCGGGCGAGGCCAGCTCGCCCGCGAGGGCCGCGCCGAACTCGGAGGCCCCGGCGGCGGCGCCCAGGTTGACCGGCGAGCGGGGGTCGAGGCCCGCGGCGAGGCAGGCGTCGGCGGCCAGGAGGCCGAGCGCGTCGGAGTTGGTCACGAGCGCGACCCGGGGCCCGGCCGGCAGCGGCTGATAGGCCAGCAGCTGGCCCACGTCGAACAGCTGGATGAGGTCGTCGACCCTGATCAGCCCCGCCTGCTCGAACAGCGAGCTGATCGCCGAGTCGGGCAGCCGCAGCTCCTCGGCCGAGTGCCCGGCGGGGGTGCCGCCGCTCTTGACCACCACGACCGGCTTGCTGCGGGCGATGCGCCTGGCCAGCCGGGTGAACTTGCGCGGATTGCCGAGCGACTCCAGGTAGAGCAGGACCACCTCGGTCGAGTCGTCCTCCTCCCAGTACTGCAGCAGGTCGTTGCCGGACACGTCGGCCCGGTTGCCCGCGGAGACGAACGTCGAGATGCCCATGCCGCGCTGTGCCACCCGCTGGAGCAGCGCCGTGCCGAGCGCGCCCGACTGGCTGAAGAACCCCACCTTGCCCCTGCACGGCAGGGTGGCGGCGAGGGTCGCGTTGAGCTGGACGGCGGGGTCGGTGTTGGCGATGCCGAGGCAGTTGGGGCCCACGACGCGCAGCCCGTACGAGCGCGCGAGGCGAGCCAGCTCGTCCTGCCTGGCCTTGCCCTCCGGGCCCGTCTCCCCGAACCCCGAGGAGACCACGACCAGCCCGTGCACCCCCTTCTCCGCGCACTCCTTGACCACGTCGATCACGCCGGAGGCGGGCACGGCCACCACGGCCAGGTCGACGTCGCCGTCGATGGCCCCCACGCTCGGATAGGCCCGCACGCCCGCCACGGCCCGCACCTCCCGGTGCACCGGGTAGACGGGGCCGGTGAAGTCGGCGCCCAGCAGGTTGCGCAGGACGGTCTGGCCGACCCCGCCGGGCTCGCGCGAGGCGCCGATGACGGCGACCGAGCCGGGGGCGAGCAGCCTGGCGATGGAGCGGGACTCGGCGCGGTGCTCGCGGGCGAGCGTCACCTCCGTCGAGGTCTCGGTGGGGGTGAGGTCGAGCGTCATGCGTACGACGCCGTCCTCGAACTGGCTCTGGGCCGTGTAACCGGCCTGGCGCAGCAGGCCCGTCATGCGCATGTTGGCGGGCAGGACGTCGGCGACGAAGCGTTCGATGCCGTTCTCGCGGGCCGTGGCCGCCAGGTGCTCCAGGAGCACGGAGGCCACTCCCCTGCCCTGGTGGGCGTCCTCGACGAGGAAGGCGATCTCGGCCTCGCCGGGGGCGGTGCGGTCGTAGCGGATGACGGCGACCATCTCGGCGCCGATGGTGGCGATCAGCGCGACCCGGTTGACGTAGTCGACGTTGGTGAACCGCTCGACCTCCCGGTCGGACAGCCGGGGCCGCGGCCCGAAGAACCGGAAATAGATCGACTCGTCCGACAACCGCGAGTAGAAAGAGCGGAGGCGGTCGGCGTCGGCGGGCTTGATCGGCCGGACGTGCGCGGTGCCTCCGTCGGCCAAAACGACGTCGGCCTCCCAGTGGGCCGGATAGTGTGCCTCCACAGTGACGAGCGTAAACCCGCATTTCACATGCCAAGACCGGAGCCCCTGTTGGGCAACGCTTGTGCATCGACTGCAGCCCGGTGTCGTGGGACCGCCCCACGGGCAGCCCGGAAGCTGTTAGTTTTGCCGTGGCCAGGCTCGTTCTGAAGGCAGCAAGGTGGTGACATCATGACGCGGGTCGTCGTGGTGGGCGATCTCATGACCGACGCGGTCGCGCGCGCCCGTTATGCGCTCGCCAGGGCGAGCGACACCCCGGCGATCGTGACCATGCACGGCGGCGGCTCGGGGGCCAACATCGCCTCGTGGCTGGCCGTCGAGGGCGGCGAGGTGGCCTTCATCGGCCGCAGGGGCGCCGACATCACGGGGCGTAACCGTGACATGGAGCTGATGGGCTACGGCGTCGACGCCCGGCTCGTCATGGACCCGGAGCGGCCCACCGGCACCTGCGTGGTGCTCGTCACGCACAAGGGCGAGCGCACCATGCTCTCCGACCCCGGCGCCAACGCCGCGCTGTCGCCCGAGGACCTGCCGCGAGACCTGTTCTCGAGCGGCGCGCACCTCCACCTGTCCGGCTACACGCTGATCAACGAGGGCTCGCGCGACGCGGGCCTCGCGGCGCTCGACATGGCCAGGCGCGGCGGGATGTCGATCTCGGTCGACTGCGCCTCGTCCGCGCCTCTGGAGCGTACGGGCGCCGAGTCGTTCCTGGAGTGGACCAACGGCGTCAAGCTGCTGTTCGCCAACATCGAGCAGGCCAAGGTGCTGACCGGCCGCGACGACGCCGAGTCCGCCGCCAAGGTGCTGACGGCGTGGTTCCCGCAGGTCGTCATCAAGATGAACTCCGAAGGCGCGCTGTGGTACGCCAACGGCCGCCCCGACCCGGTCCACGTGGCCGCCGAGCCGGTCGACAAGATCGTGGACGGCACGGGCGCCGGAGACGCGTTCAGCGCCGGTTTCCTGCCCGCCTGGCTGGCGGGCAAGCCGCCGGCCGAGTCGCTGGCCGCGGGCTGCCGCCTGGCCGCCAAGGCCATCATGCACCTGGGCGCCCGCCCGCCGTTCTAGTCCCGGGGTCTCCGTTGTGAGCGGTCCCGCACCGCTATGGTGGAGAAAATCGGGATGAGGGCGAAATAAGGGAGCCGGATGCGCGGCGTGCGTCCGTTACGGCCGGGCGACCCCACGTCGGTGGGCTCGTACAAGGTCACCGGCTTTCTCGGTGAGGGCGGTCAGGGCAGCGTCTACCTCGGCGTCTCCCCGTCCGGCGAGCAGGTCGCGATCAAGTTGCTGCACGCCAGGTTCGCCGACGACGAGCAGGCGGTACGCCGCTTCCGCCGCGAGGCCGAGGCGGCGCGGCGAGTGGCGGAGTTCTGCACCGCGCGTGTGCTCGAGGTCGGAGCCGTCAACGACCAACCCTTCATCGTCGGCGAGTATGTGGACGGGCCCTCTCTGCAGCACCAGGTCACCAAGGAGGGCCCCGTCCAGGGCCCGGCGCTCATGCGGCTGGCGATCACCACGGCCACGGCCCTGGTGGCCATCCACGGGTCCGGGGTCGTCCACCGGGACTTCAAGCCCAGCAACGTGCTGCTCGGGCCGGACGGGCCCCGGGTGATCGACTTCGGCATCGCCCGGGCGCTGGACATCAGCCAGAGCCTGACCACCGGAATCGTGGGGACGCCCGCGTTCATGGCCCCCGAGCAGTTCCTCGGGGAGGCCTCTCCGGCCAGCGACGTGTTCGCCTGGGCGGGCACCATGATCTTCGCCGCCACCGGGCGCGGGGCCTTCGGCTTCGGGCCGCTGCCCGTGGTCATGCACCGCATCCTCAACCTCGACGCCGACCTGAACGGCGTGCCGCCGGAGCTGGCGCCGCTGCTGTGGGCCTGCCTGGCCAAGGACGCCCGGCGGCGGCCCACCGCCGAGCAGCTGATGCGGGACCTCATCCGCGCCGGCACCGCCCCGCCACCCGCCCCGGCACCTCCGGGATCGCAGCCGGTCAGTGGCCCTCAGGCGCAGGGCCCCCAAGGGCAGACGCCTCAGGGCCGAGGTCCGCTGCCCTATCCGGTGAGCGGCCCCGTGAGCCCGTTCCCGCCGAGTGCCGCGACCGAGCCTTCGCGGCAGCGCGGGCAGCGAAGGGCGCTGGTCTCGATCGGGGCGGCGGCCACCGCTCTCGTGACCGGGGTCGCGGTGTGGCTCGTGGCGCGGACCCATCCCGAGGACCTCGCCTCGGACCCCACGCCCGCACCCGTGCAGGCGGCGGCCTTCGGGGCGGCCGTGACGTCCGTGGCGGAACCTTCGGCCAGGAAGGGCGGGACTTTGCGCGTCGTCTCGCCGTACGAGCTGGAGTCCGTCGATCCGGGGAACATGTACCAGCCGTTTTCCCGGAACCTGGTCCGGCTCTACGGGCGTTCGCTGACGATGTTCAGGCCGGCGCCGGGAGCCGCCGGGACGCAGATCGTGCCGGATCTGGCCGAATCGCTCGGGGTGCCGGGCGACAGCGGCAAAACCTGGACGTACAAACTCCGGCAGGGCGTGAAATATCAGGACGGCACGCCGGTCACCTCCGAGGACGTCAAGTACGCGATCCTGCGGAGCATGGATCCCTCCCGCAACCTGGGATCGAGCTACTTCGACCTCATGCTCGACCTCCCGTCCGGCTACCAGGGCCCCGCCAG
This region includes:
- a CDS encoding sulfurtransferase, with the translated sequence MTSPLITPAELAALDDVTVLDVRWRLGGPPGVDFYREGHIPGAVYCDLDQDLAAPPGAGGRHPLPEAGAFQSAMRRLGVSDGRPVVVYDDAGSTVAARAWWALRYFGHQDVRVLDGGLPAWTGAGLPTTKDSPDLAASGDFTARPGGMPALTADEAAALATQGVLLDARAAERYRGEVEPVDPVAGHVPGAVSAPTTENVGPDGRFLPPAALRDRFTGLGVREGVQAGAYCGSGVTAAHEVLALEVAGLPAALYVGSWSNWVADPSRPVATG
- a CDS encoding alkaline phosphatase family protein is translated as MLVPGYGGGSLADLPDALLAALGVGAPDPDPASPPGAAHASDPASPPSAAGGGPLVLEPADRVCLFLVDGLGAELLRAHAGAAPFLSGLAGRTLTAGFPATTVTSLCSLGTGLTPGEHGMLGLTLAVPGTGHLFNCLRWTLPDGLTMDPELWQPAPTVYQRATRAGLDAVYVGPAEFEGTGLTKAVYRGVRYVAADTVDERVARVHESMRQGAAHVTVYYGDLDAAGHMTGWGSEEWLRQLAIVDDMAQRLAAGLPAGSALYVTADHGMVNATEKIDAESVPELAEGVALLGGEARARHVYAEPGAGPDVLEAWRETLRGKAWVVSRREAVESGWFGPRVRDAWLGRIGDVVAVPCTDLAIIAPSRHRIEALFIGYHGSMTAAEQHVPLLQART
- a CDS encoding S8 family peptidase; amino-acid sequence: MEIESVGASLIRPGQVLTDRAALSAVSRWTQAVSEADGVCVIHLSPGADPCEITAELRDRGLRASPNHVFRGQPLFFGGPASRPFPTPPIAHKPGRSRSGVVVGLLDTGIAKHPWWSGSDWYGETAPECADATEGAQAGHGTFIAGLLTRRAPGAELSVHRVLDGDGIGDEATVVRALHRMRERPPQVLNLSFGGHTYDDRPPPLLSDALAALPDTVAVACAGNTGSDRPFWPAALPSVVGVAAVDASEEQRAPYSGYGIWVDACARGDWLTSSFLDGGDFAGYAAWSGTSFATALVAGAVADGAKSEPAKEVARRLFESERARQIPDLGVLIPASL
- a CDS encoding CHAT domain-containing protein, producing MSASPERPDDRDPLVVAAEAAVMRSLVDPDHALRAARTVLSSARRAGDPEAEAVAHRAIALAARELGDLRSAEHHLREAIAIPGAPPERIAQARLSLVTVRTELGHPIQALRVAALAWAHLSPLDRAKLDTQRAVALARLGRHQEAIASCDRALRVLVTAPGTIDDRRFLAGGLLNRGLVHSYRGDWDAAMRDLTACLEISRQAGLRHLGRLSAANLPFLAVRRGDIAGAFKLYREAEDTLFGFPERLATMRADFAGALLAAHLPGEARAMLSLAVPDLEASGAHVALAEARLKLAQVELLTGDPRRALEVAEQAAGELAAQDRTSWLPLAREVVLRARLTLEPVTPALVADLVACADELEDGLAHLAGAAALRLVAAEAALAVDDHPTASAQLALLTEHAEREEPFAPIGTRLTPRDSESAREAEIPVPVRQHALALEASLQEDATGAFRAVRVGLSEVSERVETFDDPSLRAHAARAGERLAGFGLGLAVRGGSAGEVFEFAERWRAVAAPSHACSLVDPERVRAELGSGALVEFVADGDALLAVLVTGERVTLRRVGDVRQVKEAIVRLRYALRRQCSATPQPRCDLESVEVAALEVEGLLLRPLLAELGDGPLVVVPVDALHTLPWGALPCLRERPVNVVASAAGWVRARELARARRSGPPAVVAAAGPALAHAHAEVRSVLACHPDGREAPGRTGPVLEALATADVLHLAAHGVFHARSPLVSGITLEDGSLMAYDLLDIPRSPGLVVLSACNSGMSRTPVEGAPLGLPGTFLAKGSACVVAGLVPVRDEGAWALMSMFHELLVAGRPPDAALASAAAKTGETGFVCFGAGDHPLY
- a CDS encoding RNA polymerase sigma factor; protein product: MRDSAELLAAAAEGDRTAWDELESRFGPRMWAVARACGLSPSDAADAVQGSWLRLLQHLPSIRDPAGVGAWLVTTVRREALLLLRKDRPGVSSFEVVEDPDPESAVLEADGRRLLWKTVSDLHEPCRSLLQLVAVDFGNQQMASRLGLPVGSIGPTKARCLEKLRTLISIQETAQ
- a CDS encoding DUF3145 domain-containing protein — encoded protein: MSARGVLYVHSAQPALCPHIEWAVAGVLGVPVDLTWTPQPAAPNVVRAQAEWEGRAGIAAAIASSLMGWQRLRFEITEDASPGVDGSRHAYTPTLGAYTAVIGAAGDIMIPEERLRAAMMMAAQGRCVLEDELDKMLGRPWDEELEPFRYAGDGAPVRWLHAAV